The following proteins are co-located in the Triticum aestivum cultivar Chinese Spring chromosome 1A, IWGSC CS RefSeq v2.1, whole genome shotgun sequence genome:
- the LOC123125426 gene encoding heavy metal-associated isoprenylated plant protein 39: MSKKIVVKLEVNSGKDKQKAMKAVSALVGIDALSVDMATRKMTVVGMVDPVDVVSKLRKGWSASIDSVGPAKEPEKEGEKKDGADAKKEGEGEKKDGDGKDGAKKGDGEAKPPQPTEEQLMAEFMNQYRSAYSAYHNPYMNSHYVVQSMEENPNSCTIC; this comes from the exons ATGTCGAAG AAAATTGTGGTGAAGCTGGAGGTGAACAGCGGCAAGGATAAGCAGAAGGCCATGAAGGCCGTCTCGGCGCTCGTCG GCATAGACGCGCTGTCCGTGGACATGGCCACCCGCAAGATGACGGTGGTCGGCATGGTGGACCCGGTGGACGTGGTGAGCAAGCTGCGCAAGGGGTGGTCGGCGTCCATCGACTCGGTCGGCCCGGCCAAGGAGCCCGAGAAGGAGGGCGAGAAGAAGGACGGCGCCGACGCCAAGAAGGAAGGGGAGGGGGAGAAGAAGGACGGCGACGGCAAGGACGGGGCCAAGaagggcgacggcgaggcgaagCCGCCGCAGCCGACGGAGGAGCAGCTCATGGCCGAGTTCATGAACCAGTACAGGTCGGCTTATTCGGCCTACCACAACCCCTACATGAACAGCCACTACGTGGTGCAGAGCATGGAGGAGAACCCCAACTCCTGCACCATCTGCTAA